One window from the genome of Vicugna pacos chromosome 21, VicPac4, whole genome shotgun sequence encodes:
- the SMG7 gene encoding nonsense-mediated mRNA decay factor SMG7 isoform X8, protein MSLQSAQYLRQAEVLKADMTDSKLGPAEVWTSRQALQDLYQKMLVTDLEYALDKKVEQDLWNHAFKNQITTLQGQAKNRANPNRSEVQANLSLFLEAASGFYTQLLQELCTVFNVDLPCRVKSSQLGIISNKQTHTSAIVKPQSSSCSYICQHCLVHLGDIARYRNQTSQAESYYRHAAQLVPSNGQPYNQLAILASSKGDHLTTIFYYCRSIAVKFPFPAASTNLQKALSKALESRDEVKTKWGVSDFIKAFIKFHGHVYLSKSLEKLSPLREKLEEQFKRLLFQKAFNSQQLVHVTVINLFQLHHLRDFSNETEQHSYSQDEQLCWTQLLALFMSFLGILCKCPLQNKSQEESYNAYPLPAVKVSMDWLRLRPRVFQEAVVDERQYIWPWLISLLNSFHPHEEDLSSTNATPLPEEFELQGFLALRPSFRNLDFSKGHQGITGDKEGQQRQIRQQRLISIGKWIADNQPRLIQCENEVGKLLFITEIPELILEDPSEAKENLILQETSVIESLAADGNPGLKSVLSTGRSVSSSCDPAEKPMVTFKENIKPREVNRDQGRSFPPKEVKSQTELRKTPVSEARKTPVTQTPSQASNSQFIPIHHPGAFPPLPSRPGFPPPTYVIPPPVAFSMGSGYTFPAGVSVPGTFLQPAAHSPAGNQVQAGKQSHIPYSQQRPSGPGPVNQGPQQPQPPAQQPLTSLPAQPAAQSTSQLQVQALAQQQQSPAKAVPALGKSPPHHSGFQQYQQADASKQLWNPPQVQGPLGKIMPVKQPYYLQTQDPIKLFEPSLQPPVMQQQPLEKKMKPFPMEPYNHNPSEVKVPEFYWDSSYSMADNRAVMAQPANVDRRGKRSPGAFRPEQDPAPGMPFEDPKGSPLLPPDLLKSLAALEEEEELIFSNPPDLYPALLGPLASLPGRSLFKSLLEKPSELMSHSSSFLSLTGFSLNQERYPNNSVFNEVYGKSLTTSSKAEPRPSAAPQEASLYSLFEGTPWSPSLPASSDHSTPASQSPHSSNPSSLPSSPPTHNHNSVPFSNFGPIGTPDNRDRRTADRWKTDKPAMGGFGIDYLSATSSSESSWHQASTPGGSWAGHGPSMEDSSAVLMESLKTTRHLTSADKLWTVFQSIWSSSMMHPGPSALEQLLMQQKQKQQRGHGTMNPPH, encoded by the exons gcAGGCAGAAGTCCTGAAGGCTGACATGACAG ATTCCAAGCTGGGTCCAGCTGAGGTCTGGACATCCAGGCAGGCTCTGCAGGACCTGTACCAGAAAATGCTAGTTACTGATTTGGAATACGCTTTAGACAAGAAAGTAGAACAGGATCT CTGGAATCATGCCTTTAAGAATCAGATCACAACACTACAAGGCCAGGCAAAGAATCGAGCAAACCCGAATCGGAGTGAAGTTCAGGCAAACCTTTCTCTGTTCCTAGAGGCAGCTAGTGGCTTCTATACTCAG TTATTACAAGAACTGTGTACAGTGTTTAACGTAGATTTACCATGCCGTGTGAAGTCTTCCCAGCTGGGGATTATCAGCAATAAACAGACGCACACCAGCGCCATTGTGAAGCCACAGTCCAGCTCCTGTTCCTACATCTGCCAGCACTGCCTCGTCCACCTCGGAGACATTG CTCGATACAGAAACCAGACCAGCCAGGCAGAGTCCTACTATCGACATGCAGCTCAGCTTGTCCCCTCTAATG GTCAGCCTTACAATCAGTTGGCTATCTTAGCTTCCTCCAAAGGAGACCATCTGACCACCATTTTCTACTACTGCAGAAGCATCGCTGTGAAGTTCCCTTTCCCAGCTGCCTCGACTAATCTACAGAAAGCACTTTCTAAAGCACTGGAAAG ccGGGATGAGGTGAAAACCAAATGGGGTGTTTCTGACTTCATCAAGGCCTTTATTAAATTCCACGGTCATGTGTACCTGAGTAAGAGCTTGGAAAAGTTGAGCCCTCTTCGAGAGAAATTGGAAGAACAGTTTAAG AGGCTGCTATTCCAAAAAGCTTTCAACTCTCAGCAGTTAGTTCACGTCACTGTCATTAACCTGTTTCAACTTCATCACCTTCGTGACTTTAGCAACGAAACGGAACAGCATAGTTATAGCCAAGATGAGCAGCTGTGTTGGACACAGTTGCTAGCCCTCTTTA TGTCTTTTCTTGGCATCCTGTGCAAATGTCCTCTCCAGAACAAGTCTCAGGAGGAGTCCTACAACGCCTACCCCCTCCCTGCAGTGAAGGTCTCCATGGACTGGCTGAGGCTCAGGCCCAGGGTCTTCCAGGAGGCGGTGGTGGATGAAAGACAGTA CATTTGGCCCTGGCTGATTTCTCTTCTGAACAGCTTCCACCCCCATGAAGAGGATCTTTCAAGCACTAACG CTACACCACTTCCAGAGGAGTTTGAGTTACAAGGATTCTTGGCTTTGAGACCTTCTTTCAG GAACTTGGATTTTTCCAAAGGCCACCAGGGTATCACAGGAGACAAAGAGGGCCAGCAGCGGCAGATTCGGCAGCAGCGTTTGATCTCCATAGGCAAATGGATCGCAGACAATCAGCCGAG gcTGATTCAGTGTGAAAATGAGGTAGGGAAATTGTTATTTATCACAGAAATCCCAGAGTTAATACTGGAAGACCCCAGTGAAGCCAAAGAGAACCTCATTCTGCAAGAAACGTCCGTGATAGAGTCATTAGCTGCGGACGGGAACCCGGGGCTGAAGTCAGTGCTGTCTACGGGCCGGAGTGTAAGCAGCAGCTGTGACCCAGCAGAGAAGCCCATGGTCACCTTCAAAGAGAACATCAAGCCACGAGAAGTGAACAGAGACCAAGGAAGAAGCTTTCCTCCCAAAGAG GTAAAGTCCCAGACAGAGTTAAGAAAGACTCCAGTGTCTGAAGCCAGGAAAACACCTGTCACTCAAACCCCAAGTCAAGCAAGTAACTCCCAGTTCATCCCCATCCATCACCCTGGAGCCTTCCCCCCTCTTCCCAGCCGGCCAG GGTTCCCGCCCCCAACGTATGTCATCCCCCCACCTGTGGCATTTTCTATGGGCTCAGGTTACACCTTCCCAGCTGGTGTTTCTGTCCCAGGAACCTTTCTTCAGCCTGCAGCTCACTCTCCAGCAGGAAACCAGGTGCAAGCTGGGAAACAGTCCCACATTCCTTACAGCCAGCAACGGCCCTCCGGACCAGGGCCAGTGAACCAGGGACCTCAACAGCCACAGCCACCTGCCCAGCAGCCCCTTACGTCTCTACCAGCTCAGCCAGCAGCCCAGTCCACAAGCCAGTTGCAGGTTCAAGCTCTCGCTCAGCAACAGCAGTCCCCTGCAAAAGCTGTGCCAGCTTTGGGGAAGAGCCCTCCTCACCACTCTGGATTCCAGCAG TATCAACAGGCGGATGCCTCCAAACAGCTGTGGAATCCCCCTCAGGTTCAAGGCCCGTTAGGGAAAATCATGCCTGTGAAACAGCCCTACTACCTTCAAACCCAAGACCCCATAAAACTGTTTGAGCCGTCATTGCAACCTCCTGTAATGCAGCAGCAGCCTCTAGAGAAAAAGATGAAGCCTTTTCCCATGGAGCCATATAACCACAACCCCTCAGAGGTCAAGGTCCCAGAATTCTACTGGGACTCTTCGTACAGCATGGCCGACAACAGGGCTGTCATGGCGCAGCCAGCGAACGTGGACCGCAGGGGCAAGCGGTCCCCAGGAGCCTTCCGTCCAGAGCAGGACCCTGCGCCCGGGATGCCGTTCGAG GACCCCAAGggctcccctctgctccctccgGACCTGTTAAAGAGTCTGGCTgccttggaggaggaggaagagctgaTTTTTTCTAACCCTCCTGATCTTTACCCAGCTCTGCTGGGGCCTCTCGCCTCCCTTCCTGGACGAAGCCTCTTT AAATCCTTATTGGAGAAGCCCTCAGAGCTCATGTCACATTCATCCTCTTTTCTGTCCCTCACCGGATTCTCTCTCAATCAG GAAAGATACCCAAATAACAGCGTGTTCAACGAGGTGTATGGGAAAAGCCTCACCACTAGCTCCAAAGCGGAACCGCGCCCCTCGGCGGCCCCGCAGGAAGCATCGCTGTACTCCCTGTTTGAAGGAACCCCGTGGTCGCCGTCACTCCCGGCCAGCTCAG ACCATTCAACACCAGCCAGCCAATCTCCTCATTCCTCGAACCCAAGCAGCCTGCCGAGCTCCCCTCCAACACACAACCATAATTCTGTCCCGTTCTCCAATTTTGGACCCATTGGGACTCCAGATAACAGGGACAGGAGAACTGCAGATCGATGGAAAACTGATAAGCCAG CCATGGGGGGGTTTGGCATTGATTACCTCTCAGCAACGTCATCTTCTGAGAGCAGTTGGCATCAGGCCAGCACTCCGGGTGGCTCCTGGGCAGGCCATGGTCCCTCCATGGAGGATTCCTCTGCTGTGCTCATGGAAAGCTTAAAG ACAACCAGGCACTTGACCTCTGCTGACAAGCTCTGGACTGTTTTTCAGTCTATCTGGTCCAGCTCCATGATGCATCCTGGACCTTCCGCTCTGGAGCAGCTGTTAAtgcagcagaagcagaagcagcagcgGGGACACGGCACCATGAACCCTCCACACTGA
- the SMG7 gene encoding nonsense-mediated mRNA decay factor SMG7 isoform X3 has protein sequence MKKVYPQEVKIVEDYIFECLNPFYLVRAWMFLQIVVVGENVSFKSQMRTGNLKSEEHLKSSNIRQAEVLKADMTDSKLGPAEVWTSRQALQDLYQKMLVTDLEYALDKKVEQDLWNHAFKNQITTLQGQAKNRANPNRSEVQANLSLFLEAASGFYTQLLQELCTVFNVDLPCRVKSSQLGIISNKQTHTSAIVKPQSSSCSYICQHCLVHLGDIARYRNQTSQAESYYRHAAQLVPSNGQPYNQLAILASSKGDHLTTIFYYCRSIAVKFPFPAASTNLQKALSKALESRDEVKTKWGVSDFIKAFIKFHGHVYLSKSLEKLSPLREKLEEQFKRLLFQKAFNSQQLVHVTVINLFQLHHLRDFSNETEQHSYSQDEQLCWTQLLALFMSFLGILCKCPLQNKSQEESYNAYPLPAVKVSMDWLRLRPRVFQEAVVDERQYIWPWLISLLNSFHPHEEDLSSTNATPLPEEFELQGFLALRPSFRNLDFSKGHQGITGDKEGQQRQIRQQRLISIGKWIADNQPRLIQCENEVGKLLFITEIPELILEDPSEAKENLILQETSVIESLAADGNPGLKSVLSTGRSVSSSCDPAEKPMVTFKENIKPREVNRDQGRSFPPKEVKSQTELRKTPVSEARKTPVTQTPSQASNSQFIPIHHPGAFPPLPSRPGFPPPTYVIPPPVAFSMGSGYTFPAGVSVPGTFLQPAAHSPAGNQVQAGKQSHIPYSQQRPSGPGPVNQGPQQPQPPAQQPLTSLPAQPAAQSTSQLQVQALAQQQQSPAKAVPALGKSPPHHSGFQQYQQADASKQLWNPPQVQGPLGKIMPVKQPYYLQTQDPIKLFEPSLQPPVMQQQPLEKKMKPFPMEPYNHNPSEVKVPEFYWDSSYSMADNRAVMAQPANVDRRGKRSPGAFRPEQDPAPGMPFEDPKGSPLLPPDLLKSLAALEEEEELIFSNPPDLYPALLGPLASLPGRSLFKSLLEKPSELMSHSSSFLSLTGFSLNQERYPNNSVFNEVYGKSLTTSSKAEPRPSAAPQEASLYSLFEGTPWSPSLPASSDHSTPASQSPHSSNPSSLPSSPPTHNHNSVPFSNFGPIGTPDNRDRRTADRWKTDKPAMGGFGIDYLSATSSSESSWHQASTPGGSWAGHGPSMEDSSAVLMESLKTTRHLTSADKLWTVFQSIWSSSMMHPGPSALEQLLMQQKQKQQRGHGTMNPPH, from the exons gcAGGCAGAAGTCCTGAAGGCTGACATGACAG ATTCCAAGCTGGGTCCAGCTGAGGTCTGGACATCCAGGCAGGCTCTGCAGGACCTGTACCAGAAAATGCTAGTTACTGATTTGGAATACGCTTTAGACAAGAAAGTAGAACAGGATCT CTGGAATCATGCCTTTAAGAATCAGATCACAACACTACAAGGCCAGGCAAAGAATCGAGCAAACCCGAATCGGAGTGAAGTTCAGGCAAACCTTTCTCTGTTCCTAGAGGCAGCTAGTGGCTTCTATACTCAG TTATTACAAGAACTGTGTACAGTGTTTAACGTAGATTTACCATGCCGTGTGAAGTCTTCCCAGCTGGGGATTATCAGCAATAAACAGACGCACACCAGCGCCATTGTGAAGCCACAGTCCAGCTCCTGTTCCTACATCTGCCAGCACTGCCTCGTCCACCTCGGAGACATTG CTCGATACAGAAACCAGACCAGCCAGGCAGAGTCCTACTATCGACATGCAGCTCAGCTTGTCCCCTCTAATG GTCAGCCTTACAATCAGTTGGCTATCTTAGCTTCCTCCAAAGGAGACCATCTGACCACCATTTTCTACTACTGCAGAAGCATCGCTGTGAAGTTCCCTTTCCCAGCTGCCTCGACTAATCTACAGAAAGCACTTTCTAAAGCACTGGAAAG ccGGGATGAGGTGAAAACCAAATGGGGTGTTTCTGACTTCATCAAGGCCTTTATTAAATTCCACGGTCATGTGTACCTGAGTAAGAGCTTGGAAAAGTTGAGCCCTCTTCGAGAGAAATTGGAAGAACAGTTTAAG AGGCTGCTATTCCAAAAAGCTTTCAACTCTCAGCAGTTAGTTCACGTCACTGTCATTAACCTGTTTCAACTTCATCACCTTCGTGACTTTAGCAACGAAACGGAACAGCATAGTTATAGCCAAGATGAGCAGCTGTGTTGGACACAGTTGCTAGCCCTCTTTA TGTCTTTTCTTGGCATCCTGTGCAAATGTCCTCTCCAGAACAAGTCTCAGGAGGAGTCCTACAACGCCTACCCCCTCCCTGCAGTGAAGGTCTCCATGGACTGGCTGAGGCTCAGGCCCAGGGTCTTCCAGGAGGCGGTGGTGGATGAAAGACAGTA CATTTGGCCCTGGCTGATTTCTCTTCTGAACAGCTTCCACCCCCATGAAGAGGATCTTTCAAGCACTAACG CTACACCACTTCCAGAGGAGTTTGAGTTACAAGGATTCTTGGCTTTGAGACCTTCTTTCAG GAACTTGGATTTTTCCAAAGGCCACCAGGGTATCACAGGAGACAAAGAGGGCCAGCAGCGGCAGATTCGGCAGCAGCGTTTGATCTCCATAGGCAAATGGATCGCAGACAATCAGCCGAG gcTGATTCAGTGTGAAAATGAGGTAGGGAAATTGTTATTTATCACAGAAATCCCAGAGTTAATACTGGAAGACCCCAGTGAAGCCAAAGAGAACCTCATTCTGCAAGAAACGTCCGTGATAGAGTCATTAGCTGCGGACGGGAACCCGGGGCTGAAGTCAGTGCTGTCTACGGGCCGGAGTGTAAGCAGCAGCTGTGACCCAGCAGAGAAGCCCATGGTCACCTTCAAAGAGAACATCAAGCCACGAGAAGTGAACAGAGACCAAGGAAGAAGCTTTCCTCCCAAAGAG GTAAAGTCCCAGACAGAGTTAAGAAAGACTCCAGTGTCTGAAGCCAGGAAAACACCTGTCACTCAAACCCCAAGTCAAGCAAGTAACTCCCAGTTCATCCCCATCCATCACCCTGGAGCCTTCCCCCCTCTTCCCAGCCGGCCAG GGTTCCCGCCCCCAACGTATGTCATCCCCCCACCTGTGGCATTTTCTATGGGCTCAGGTTACACCTTCCCAGCTGGTGTTTCTGTCCCAGGAACCTTTCTTCAGCCTGCAGCTCACTCTCCAGCAGGAAACCAGGTGCAAGCTGGGAAACAGTCCCACATTCCTTACAGCCAGCAACGGCCCTCCGGACCAGGGCCAGTGAACCAGGGACCTCAACAGCCACAGCCACCTGCCCAGCAGCCCCTTACGTCTCTACCAGCTCAGCCAGCAGCCCAGTCCACAAGCCAGTTGCAGGTTCAAGCTCTCGCTCAGCAACAGCAGTCCCCTGCAAAAGCTGTGCCAGCTTTGGGGAAGAGCCCTCCTCACCACTCTGGATTCCAGCAG TATCAACAGGCGGATGCCTCCAAACAGCTGTGGAATCCCCCTCAGGTTCAAGGCCCGTTAGGGAAAATCATGCCTGTGAAACAGCCCTACTACCTTCAAACCCAAGACCCCATAAAACTGTTTGAGCCGTCATTGCAACCTCCTGTAATGCAGCAGCAGCCTCTAGAGAAAAAGATGAAGCCTTTTCCCATGGAGCCATATAACCACAACCCCTCAGAGGTCAAGGTCCCAGAATTCTACTGGGACTCTTCGTACAGCATGGCCGACAACAGGGCTGTCATGGCGCAGCCAGCGAACGTGGACCGCAGGGGCAAGCGGTCCCCAGGAGCCTTCCGTCCAGAGCAGGACCCTGCGCCCGGGATGCCGTTCGAG GACCCCAAGggctcccctctgctccctccgGACCTGTTAAAGAGTCTGGCTgccttggaggaggaggaagagctgaTTTTTTCTAACCCTCCTGATCTTTACCCAGCTCTGCTGGGGCCTCTCGCCTCCCTTCCTGGACGAAGCCTCTTT AAATCCTTATTGGAGAAGCCCTCAGAGCTCATGTCACATTCATCCTCTTTTCTGTCCCTCACCGGATTCTCTCTCAATCAG GAAAGATACCCAAATAACAGCGTGTTCAACGAGGTGTATGGGAAAAGCCTCACCACTAGCTCCAAAGCGGAACCGCGCCCCTCGGCGGCCCCGCAGGAAGCATCGCTGTACTCCCTGTTTGAAGGAACCCCGTGGTCGCCGTCACTCCCGGCCAGCTCAG ACCATTCAACACCAGCCAGCCAATCTCCTCATTCCTCGAACCCAAGCAGCCTGCCGAGCTCCCCTCCAACACACAACCATAATTCTGTCCCGTTCTCCAATTTTGGACCCATTGGGACTCCAGATAACAGGGACAGGAGAACTGCAGATCGATGGAAAACTGATAAGCCAG CCATGGGGGGGTTTGGCATTGATTACCTCTCAGCAACGTCATCTTCTGAGAGCAGTTGGCATCAGGCCAGCACTCCGGGTGGCTCCTGGGCAGGCCATGGTCCCTCCATGGAGGATTCCTCTGCTGTGCTCATGGAAAGCTTAAAG ACAACCAGGCACTTGACCTCTGCTGACAAGCTCTGGACTGTTTTTCAGTCTATCTGGTCCAGCTCCATGATGCATCCTGGACCTTCCGCTCTGGAGCAGCTGTTAAtgcagcagaagcagaagcagcagcgGGGACACGGCACCATGAACCCTCCACACTGA
- the SMG7 gene encoding nonsense-mediated mRNA decay factor SMG7 isoform X11: MTDSKLGPAEVWTSRQALQDLYQKMLVTDLEYALDKKVEQDLWNHAFKNQITTLQGQAKNRANPNRSEVQANLSLFLEAASGFYTQLLQELCTVFNVDLPCRVKSSQLGIISNKQTHTSAIVKPQSSSCSYICQHCLVHLGDIARYRNQTSQAESYYRHAAQLVPSNGQPYNQLAILASSKGDHLTTIFYYCRSIAVKFPFPAASTNLQKALSKALESRDEVKTKWGVSDFIKAFIKFHGHVYLSKSLEKLSPLREKLEEQFKRLLFQKAFNSQQLVHVTVINLFQLHHLRDFSNETEQHSYSQDEQLCWTQLLALFMSFLGILCKCPLQNKSQEESYNAYPLPAVKVSMDWLRLRPRVFQEAVVDERQYIWPWLISLLNSFHPHEEDLSSTNATPLPEEFELQGFLALRPSFRNLDFSKGHQGITGDKEGQQRQIRQQRLISIGKWIADNQPRLIQCENEVGKLLFITEIPELILEDPSEAKENLILQETSVIESLAADGNPGLKSVLSTGRSVSSSCDPAEKPMVTFKENIKPREVNRDQGRSFPPKEVKSQTELRKTPVSEARKTPVTQTPSQASNSQFIPIHHPGAFPPLPSRPGFPPPTYVIPPPVAFSMGSGYTFPAGVSVPGTFLQPAAHSPAGNQVQAGKQSHIPYSQQRPSGPGPVNQGPQQPQPPAQQPLTSLPAQPAAQSTSQLQVQALAQQQQSPAKAVPALGKSPPHHSGFQQYQQADASKQLWNPPQVQGPLGKIMPVKQPYYLQTQDPIKLFEPSLQPPVMQQQPLEKKMKPFPMEPYNHNPSEVKVPEFYWDSSYSMADNRAVMAQPANVDRRGKRSPGAFRPEQDPAPGMPFEDPKGSPLLPPDLLKSLAALEEEEELIFSNPPDLYPALLGPLASLPGRSLFKSLLEKPSELMSHSSSFLSLTGFSLNQERYPNNSVFNEVYGKSLTTSSKAEPRPSAAPQEASLYSLFEGTPWSPSLPASSDHSTPASQSPHSSNPSSLPSSPPTHNHNSVPFSNFGPIGTPDNRDRRTADRWKTDKPAMGGFGIDYLSATSSSESSWHQASTPGGSWAGHGPSMEDSSAVLMESLKTTRHLTSADKLWTVFQSIWSSSMMHPGPSALEQLLMQQKQKQQRGHGTMNPPH; this comes from the exons ATGACAG ATTCCAAGCTGGGTCCAGCTGAGGTCTGGACATCCAGGCAGGCTCTGCAGGACCTGTACCAGAAAATGCTAGTTACTGATTTGGAATACGCTTTAGACAAGAAAGTAGAACAGGATCT CTGGAATCATGCCTTTAAGAATCAGATCACAACACTACAAGGCCAGGCAAAGAATCGAGCAAACCCGAATCGGAGTGAAGTTCAGGCAAACCTTTCTCTGTTCCTAGAGGCAGCTAGTGGCTTCTATACTCAG TTATTACAAGAACTGTGTACAGTGTTTAACGTAGATTTACCATGCCGTGTGAAGTCTTCCCAGCTGGGGATTATCAGCAATAAACAGACGCACACCAGCGCCATTGTGAAGCCACAGTCCAGCTCCTGTTCCTACATCTGCCAGCACTGCCTCGTCCACCTCGGAGACATTG CTCGATACAGAAACCAGACCAGCCAGGCAGAGTCCTACTATCGACATGCAGCTCAGCTTGTCCCCTCTAATG GTCAGCCTTACAATCAGTTGGCTATCTTAGCTTCCTCCAAAGGAGACCATCTGACCACCATTTTCTACTACTGCAGAAGCATCGCTGTGAAGTTCCCTTTCCCAGCTGCCTCGACTAATCTACAGAAAGCACTTTCTAAAGCACTGGAAAG ccGGGATGAGGTGAAAACCAAATGGGGTGTTTCTGACTTCATCAAGGCCTTTATTAAATTCCACGGTCATGTGTACCTGAGTAAGAGCTTGGAAAAGTTGAGCCCTCTTCGAGAGAAATTGGAAGAACAGTTTAAG AGGCTGCTATTCCAAAAAGCTTTCAACTCTCAGCAGTTAGTTCACGTCACTGTCATTAACCTGTTTCAACTTCATCACCTTCGTGACTTTAGCAACGAAACGGAACAGCATAGTTATAGCCAAGATGAGCAGCTGTGTTGGACACAGTTGCTAGCCCTCTTTA TGTCTTTTCTTGGCATCCTGTGCAAATGTCCTCTCCAGAACAAGTCTCAGGAGGAGTCCTACAACGCCTACCCCCTCCCTGCAGTGAAGGTCTCCATGGACTGGCTGAGGCTCAGGCCCAGGGTCTTCCAGGAGGCGGTGGTGGATGAAAGACAGTA CATTTGGCCCTGGCTGATTTCTCTTCTGAACAGCTTCCACCCCCATGAAGAGGATCTTTCAAGCACTAACG CTACACCACTTCCAGAGGAGTTTGAGTTACAAGGATTCTTGGCTTTGAGACCTTCTTTCAG GAACTTGGATTTTTCCAAAGGCCACCAGGGTATCACAGGAGACAAAGAGGGCCAGCAGCGGCAGATTCGGCAGCAGCGTTTGATCTCCATAGGCAAATGGATCGCAGACAATCAGCCGAG gcTGATTCAGTGTGAAAATGAGGTAGGGAAATTGTTATTTATCACAGAAATCCCAGAGTTAATACTGGAAGACCCCAGTGAAGCCAAAGAGAACCTCATTCTGCAAGAAACGTCCGTGATAGAGTCATTAGCTGCGGACGGGAACCCGGGGCTGAAGTCAGTGCTGTCTACGGGCCGGAGTGTAAGCAGCAGCTGTGACCCAGCAGAGAAGCCCATGGTCACCTTCAAAGAGAACATCAAGCCACGAGAAGTGAACAGAGACCAAGGAAGAAGCTTTCCTCCCAAAGAG GTAAAGTCCCAGACAGAGTTAAGAAAGACTCCAGTGTCTGAAGCCAGGAAAACACCTGTCACTCAAACCCCAAGTCAAGCAAGTAACTCCCAGTTCATCCCCATCCATCACCCTGGAGCCTTCCCCCCTCTTCCCAGCCGGCCAG GGTTCCCGCCCCCAACGTATGTCATCCCCCCACCTGTGGCATTTTCTATGGGCTCAGGTTACACCTTCCCAGCTGGTGTTTCTGTCCCAGGAACCTTTCTTCAGCCTGCAGCTCACTCTCCAGCAGGAAACCAGGTGCAAGCTGGGAAACAGTCCCACATTCCTTACAGCCAGCAACGGCCCTCCGGACCAGGGCCAGTGAACCAGGGACCTCAACAGCCACAGCCACCTGCCCAGCAGCCCCTTACGTCTCTACCAGCTCAGCCAGCAGCCCAGTCCACAAGCCAGTTGCAGGTTCAAGCTCTCGCTCAGCAACAGCAGTCCCCTGCAAAAGCTGTGCCAGCTTTGGGGAAGAGCCCTCCTCACCACTCTGGATTCCAGCAG TATCAACAGGCGGATGCCTCCAAACAGCTGTGGAATCCCCCTCAGGTTCAAGGCCCGTTAGGGAAAATCATGCCTGTGAAACAGCCCTACTACCTTCAAACCCAAGACCCCATAAAACTGTTTGAGCCGTCATTGCAACCTCCTGTAATGCAGCAGCAGCCTCTAGAGAAAAAGATGAAGCCTTTTCCCATGGAGCCATATAACCACAACCCCTCAGAGGTCAAGGTCCCAGAATTCTACTGGGACTCTTCGTACAGCATGGCCGACAACAGGGCTGTCATGGCGCAGCCAGCGAACGTGGACCGCAGGGGCAAGCGGTCCCCAGGAGCCTTCCGTCCAGAGCAGGACCCTGCGCCCGGGATGCCGTTCGAG GACCCCAAGggctcccctctgctccctccgGACCTGTTAAAGAGTCTGGCTgccttggaggaggaggaagagctgaTTTTTTCTAACCCTCCTGATCTTTACCCAGCTCTGCTGGGGCCTCTCGCCTCCCTTCCTGGACGAAGCCTCTTT AAATCCTTATTGGAGAAGCCCTCAGAGCTCATGTCACATTCATCCTCTTTTCTGTCCCTCACCGGATTCTCTCTCAATCAG GAAAGATACCCAAATAACAGCGTGTTCAACGAGGTGTATGGGAAAAGCCTCACCACTAGCTCCAAAGCGGAACCGCGCCCCTCGGCGGCCCCGCAGGAAGCATCGCTGTACTCCCTGTTTGAAGGAACCCCGTGGTCGCCGTCACTCCCGGCCAGCTCAG ACCATTCAACACCAGCCAGCCAATCTCCTCATTCCTCGAACCCAAGCAGCCTGCCGAGCTCCCCTCCAACACACAACCATAATTCTGTCCCGTTCTCCAATTTTGGACCCATTGGGACTCCAGATAACAGGGACAGGAGAACTGCAGATCGATGGAAAACTGATAAGCCAG CCATGGGGGGGTTTGGCATTGATTACCTCTCAGCAACGTCATCTTCTGAGAGCAGTTGGCATCAGGCCAGCACTCCGGGTGGCTCCTGGGCAGGCCATGGTCCCTCCATGGAGGATTCCTCTGCTGTGCTCATGGAAAGCTTAAAG ACAACCAGGCACTTGACCTCTGCTGACAAGCTCTGGACTGTTTTTCAGTCTATCTGGTCCAGCTCCATGATGCATCCTGGACCTTCCGCTCTGGAGCAGCTGTTAAtgcagcagaagcagaagcagcagcgGGGACACGGCACCATGAACCCTCCACACTGA